A region of the Nitrospirota bacterium genome:
TAAACTCCATTCTAAAAAAGAAGAGGAGGAGGCAAAGAGGCTCTTTTATGTTGCAGTGACAAGGGCAGAGGATGCGCTTTTCCTTGTAAGCCACTGGAGCGAAAAAGATAACAATACCCTGTCCTATTTAAAAGAGGGCATTGGCCTTAAAAAGGAAGGAGCTAAATTCAGTATCACCACAGCGATTAAAGGATTCAAAATCCTTTCAGCATCTGACGTAAATGACCTTTATGAAAAAGCCTCAAAACTCGTAGAGTCGAGTCTCCGACCTGCAGTGCCTGAGCCGAAACCTGCTCAATTAGAATTTATAGAATTAAAACCAGAGACAGGGCTTAGGTGGAAAACCGTAACAGAGGGTATAGATATAAGGAGGAGGCACGGCAAGGACTGGCTTGTCCTCGGAGATGTGCTTCACAGGCTTTTTGAAGGGGTATCAAAAGGAATTATAAAAGAACACGAACTCAGGATGAGGGCAGAAAAACTTCTTCTATCCAGGGGGGTGTCGGACTCCATGGATAGAATTATCCCCATAATTGAAAATGAGATATTGCTGCTTAAAGAAAAGGGGATATGGGACAGCGTTATTTTACCAAAGGAGAACTCTTACGCTGAACTGCCATTTGTCCTTCAGTATGGAAATAGTATCTATACCGGCAGGATTGACAGGGTTATAGTGGAAGCCGGTATTTACAGCCTGTATGATTATAAGACCTTCCCTGTTGAGGAAAAAGAAATAGAATATCTCCTCAGGGAGTATTCGTTCCAGCTCAATCTTTACAGGACTGCTGTATCAAGGCTCTTCAGGCCAGAAATCGTAAAGGCCTTTATTATTTTTACCCACACAGGAGATATAAAGGAAGTTAAAAGTTAGAAGTTAAAAGTTAAAAGCTGAAGGCTGAAAGTTGAGAGCTGAAAAATGAGAAGACCTTTAGGCCAGCATTTTCTTTTTGATAACAGAATCCTTAAAAGAATAGTTGATTGCGCTCAGATAACACCTGAGGATACGGTTGTTGAGATTGGCCCGGGACTTGGAACCATGACGAAGCTCTTAGCTGAAAGGGCTAAAAGGGTCATTGCCATAGAGATTGATAAAAAATTAGTTGCGAAGCTGGAAGCGACGCTTTCAATGCATGAGAATGTGGAGATTGTTAAGGCTGATGCCCTGAAATTTCCATATGACAGTATTCAGGGCAAATTCAAAGTCGTGGCCAATATACCATATTATATAACAACCCCGCTCATATTCAGGCTACTTGAATTCAAGGAAAGGATTTTTACAATGACCCTGCTTTTGCAGAAAGAGGTTGCTCAAAGGATTGTTGCATCTCCAGGGGGGAAAGACTATGGGGTCCTTTCCATTGTGATTCAACTGTGGACAAAGCCATCATTGAAGTTTTTAGTGACAAAAGAGGCATTCTCTCCAGAGCCAAAGGTGGACTCAGCTCTGGTCAATTTCGAGATTTCAGAGACCCCGGTTTATGACATAAAAGACGAGGACTTTTTCCTTAAGATAGTTAAGACTGCCTTTTCCCAGAGGAGAAAGACTATAATGAACAGCCTCAAGTCTTTTAAAAACATTAAAAAGGCGCTGTTAGAATCCGGTATTGATTCAGGTTTGAGGCCAGAGGTTTTAAGCATAAAAGATTTTATCAGGCTTGCCGATGCCCTGTCAGGCAATTGACCTAAAAATAGACATTACTCCATCACTCCATTGCTCCAAATTATAGCTCTGTGGCTAAATTTTCATTCTCTGATTTTTTCTTTCACAATTGATGGGTATCATGTAGAATGAATATATGGCGAAGGCAAAGGTTCTTGTTGTAGAGGACAGCGAATTCCAGGCAAATGAGCTAAGGAAATTCCTCGAACATAGTGGTTATGAGGTAATCTGTGCTGGAAATGGCGTGTCAGCCATTCATATAACCAAGACACAACATCCTGATATTATTCTCCTGGATGTTGTACTGCCTGACGTTGATGGGCATGAAATCTGCCGCTGGCTAAAGGAGATGAATGATGAGACAAAAAGAATCCCTATTATCATGCTTACCGTAAAAGATTCCATTGAGGATAAAATATCAGGCCTGCAAATAGGGGCGGATGACTATCTTTCAAAGCCATTTAATGACATGGAGCTGAATGCCAGAATATATGCATTGTTGAGGACTAAGGCATTACAGGACGAGCTGATACAGAAGAACGTACAGCTCGAAGAACTCCTTAAAAAGGTTGAGCATATGGCAATCACTGACTATCTCACAGGGCTTTACAACAGACGCCATTTTCAGAGTGCAGTGGAGAAGGAATTCCTGATAGCGCAGAGGTATAAGACACCGCTTTCCTGTATGCTGATTGACATCGATCACTTTAAAAAGGTTAATGATATTTTCGGCCACGAGGTTGGGGATTCTGTGCTTGTAGATGTAGCAGAGATCATAACAAAGGACATAAGAGAGGTCGATATTGCAGCCCGTTATGGCGGGGACGAATTTATCGTCCTTTTCCCCCGGACCGAGATGAGCGATTCTTTTCTGCGCTCAGCAGAGCCTTCCGGGGATGCTGCTTTAAAACCTGCCCTGCGTATCCTGCGGGATATAGCCGTTCATAATTTCAAGGGTTTTAAAGGCCCAGGAGGTATTACTGTGAGCATTGGTATTTCCGGCGCTCCAGATCCGTTGATAAATACAGAGGAAAAATTGCTCAGGTGCACAGACCGAGCCCTGTACAAGGCCAAGAGAAATGGACGGAACAGGATTGAAGTAGCTGATGGCAGTGAACTTTTGATGTAATGGATACAGCCCTCTTTTTCTTTCTAAATCAAGACCTGAAGAACCCCATCTTTGATTTCATAATGCCATTTGTGACAAGCAGAGCCGATATTCTATTTGTTCCCTTTATTTTATTTTTCTTTATAAGAGACCCTAAGAAAACACTGCTTGTTTTATCTCTGAGCCTTTTAAGCGTAGGGCTCAGCGATGGCAGTGCAAGCATATTAAAATATATTTTTGAAAGGCCGAGGCCGTGTCAGAGCCTTGAAGGTGTAAATCTCCTTGTTGGCTGCGGCAAGTCTTTTTCCCTTCCATCCAACCACGCAGCCAATGCCTTTGCACTTTCAGCAGGCCTTGCCTATTTTTTTAGAAGCGCCACCATGCCGTTCTATTTCATTGCAACAATAGTTGCTTTTTCAAGGGTCTATGTTGGTGTTCACTACCCATCTGATGTGGTTTCTGGCGGACTGCTGGGGATTCTGAGTTTCTTTGCTGTCCTTGCTGTTTATAATTGGGCAAAACAGGCGATAATGGTGGATCGATTTAAAACTTATTTTGTATTAATTCTTCTTACACTTACTGTCCTCCGCCTGTTCTATATAAACACAGGGCCACTTGAACTGAGCCCTGACGAGGCCCATTACTGGGAATGGAGCAGGAGGCTTGACCTGAGCTATTACTCCAAAGGCCCTGTGATTGCCTATCTGATAGCAGTTACAACCGGCCTGCTTGGCGATTCTACATTTGCAGTAAGATTGCTGGCACCGCTGTTTTTAGCTCTATGTTCAATTTTTGTATACAAACTGACAATGGAGCTTTTTAATGACAGCAAAAAGGCATTTTTTGCAGGCCTTCTGCCCCAGATAACTCCGCTTTTTGCTGCATTCGGTGTAGTGATGACTATTGATTCGCCATTTATCTTTTTCTGGACACTGTCGCTATATCTTTTCTGGAAAGCAGTAACCAGTAATGCGTTATGCGTTATGCGTAATGTGAGCAATAAAAAAACTCATCACTCATCTCGGAGCGAGTCTTCGCCCGATACGGATAAACTCCGAGGCGCTTCGACACTCATCACTCATCACGGTTTTGGTTTTTGGCTTCTTCTTGGACTTACAGTCGGTCTTGGTTTATTAACAAAATACACAATGGCGTTTTTCTATCTATGTGCATTCTTATTTATCATCTTTTCAAAGGAAAACAGGTTCTGGCTGAGAAGGAAAGAACCTTACGTGGCTTTTGCCTTGTGCCTCCTTATATTTAGTCCTGTAATAATCTGGAATGCTAACTATGACTGGGTGACCATACGGCACACAGCAGGCCAGGCACATATTGCAGAAGGTGTAAAAATATCCTTTAAGCATTTCTTTGAATTCCTGGGCTCTCAGATTGGTGTTATAAGCCCTCTGCTTTTCCTTTTAACGATATATGGGGCAATAAAAAATCTCAGTTCACGGTTCACGGTTCACAGTTCACGGTTTTTGTTCTGGTTCTGGGCTCCTGTGCTTGGATTTTTCCTTGTGAAAAGCCTTCAGGGAAAAGTGCAGGCAAACTGGGCAATGGCAGCATACATTACAGCCTTTATTGCTGCTGCGGATTTTTTTCTCAGCAGGGAACTAAAAAAAGGCATGAAGGTATTCTTGAGTATTGCTTTAAGCCTTGCATTTATTATGACGATGGTCGCCCATTATTCAGAATATTTCAACCTGCCTGTAAAAAAAGACCCTGCATCAAGACTCATGGGATGGAAAAGCCTGGGAGAAAAAGCAGGAGAGGTTTATAATGACATGGCATTAAAAGGCCCTGTCTTCATATTTTCAGACAGTTATCAGGTCTCAAGCGAGCTTGCTTTTTACACTCCAGGGCATCCGAGGACTTATTGTGTAAACCTCGGCAGGAGGATGAACCAGTATGACATATGGGGCGGATTCAATAATCTTTTGGGGCAGAACGCAATCTTTGTTAAAATAGGGACCGGCGATTTTCCACAGGAACTCAGAAATGCATTTGATTCTTACGAGCAGGAAAGATTAATTGTAATGAGGAAAGGCAGGGTCATAAGAGAATATGGTATATTCAGGTGTTATGGCTTTAAAGGGATTAAAAATACGCAGTACAGAAAATTCTAACCCAAAATTCATTCAGGTCTTGGTAAAATTCGCAGTCCTTTGGACACGGGCAGGAAAGAATAAATGAAGGGGAATAGACATTTCTATGAGGCATCGAAGTTTAATTGAAAGTCAATATGAGAAAGCAATACAAAACTAAAAAAAGAAGTTGCGGATTATGCAAACCCCACAAGAAAGGCTGGGACAATAGGTGGAAGGCTAAGGACAGGGCAGGAATGTGTCAGGCAGAACGGAAAATTAAAGAGCACATAAAAGGGGAATAGGGGTAGTTCTTCTTATAACGTCTGCAACAGCGGTTAATACAAATAAATGTAAAACAACAAAGTCGAATTTGGTATAATTGGTTTAGAACGATTATAAGGAGGAAACTCATGAGTAAAAAGGAACTGCTTTTAAGTGAAATTGAACAAGTTCCAGAGTCTTTTCTTGACGAAGTGCTGGACTTTGTCCATTTCTTGAAGACAAAGATAATTAAGGAAAGACTTGATACTGCCATCGCAAGTGAGTCCTCTCTTAAAAAGGACTGGCTAAGACCAGAGGAAGATGAAGCGTGGCAAAGTTTGTAAAACACAAAAACCTGATGGCTTCGTCTGCGGCGGGCAAGTTAATGCCTGAATGGGTGAAACTGGATACCCCTTTGGTGGTATAATAGGTCGTGGCAATGTCGCTCAAGCCAGCCCTGCTTATCGCTGGATTTAATTTTGGATTTTAAATTTAGAAATTTACTTCCTGATACTGTAAAATTTTATCAATGTATCATGAATCTTGAATTCTGGTAAAGGAAGCGTTTATGGTTTCAGTTATTGTGCCGCTTTACAACGAAGAGGAAAATGTCAGGCCCTTATATGAGGCGCTCAAGGCAGCAATGGAGGGCTATAAAGGTGATTATGAACTTCTCTTTGTCGATGATGGCAGCAATGACAGGACGCTACAGTTACTTAATGAAATAGCAGAAAAGGACAAAAAGGCAAGGCTCTTAAGTTTCAGGCGCAATTTTGGCCAGACCGCAGCCTTTGCTGCAGGTTTTGACCATGCCAGTGGCGATGTAATAGTCACCATTGATGGAGACCTTCAGAATGACCCTGAGGATATACCCAGGCTTCTTTCGCTTATAGGTGAATATGATATTGTCAGCGGATGGAGGCGAAATAGAAAGGACCCATTTTTAAGAAGGAGGCTTCCATCAATGATTGCAAACTATCTGATAAGTAAAGTTACCGGCGTTAAGCTCCATGATTATGGATGCAGCCTCAAGGCATATAAGGCTGATGTCGTAAAAAATATAAACCTCTACGGCGAGATGCACAGATTTATTCCAGCAATAGCGAACTGGTATGGTGTAAGAGTCGCTGAGGTTGAGACCACACATCACCCCAGGCTTTATGGCAAGTCAAAATATGGATTGTCCAGGACTATCAGGGTTCTCTTAGATTTAATCACAATAAAGTTCCTCCAGAGTTTTTCAACAAAGCCCCTGCAGGCATTCGGCCCTATTGGCCTTCTATCCGGACTCCTCGGTTTTGGCATTTCTCTTTATCTTGCTGTAGAAAAGATTCTCGGCAAATCCATTGGAGGAAGGCCCCTCCTGCTTCTCGGTGCCCTCCTGATAATTGTAGGCATACAGCTTATTGGCATGGGCCTTCTCGGAGAGATGCTTGTCAGGGTATACCATGAAAGCCAGAAAAAACCAATTTATGTCTTAAAGAGTACGAACATTGAGAAGACTTCTGACCTTTAGCCTGAAACTTTTGATAAGCGGGGGGCTCCTTTATTTTCTGTTTTCAAGGATAGACAGCGCTGCTGTATTAAAAACCCTTAAGGATGTGGATCTATCCATTTTCTTTGTAGCCTTTCTCCTCTATTTAAGCACTGTTTTCCTCGCCACAAAACGGTGGTCACTTTTTTTACCTGAGGCCATACCGCTGTCAAAACTGCTTTCCCTTTATTTCATTGGCTCTTTTTTCAATACCTTTCTGCCTGGCCTTGTGGGTGGAGATGCAGTAAAGGCATATTACCTTTATAAACATACAGGCAGGGGAGGCTCCTCCGTGGCATCTGTATTTATGGATAGGTACCTCGGTTTTTCAGCCCTGATAGGCATTGGCCTTATAGCCTTTGTCTTTGGATATTCTTACATCATGGGGACTCAGGTGTGGTGGACTGTGCCAGGGCTTGCTGCTATTTTCATCCTTATGAGTTTTCTTTTCTGGAGGCTTAACTGGGGAAAGATAAAGGCTTTAACGTCGTTTTATAACCCGATTATGGGTTATAAGGCTAACCGTAAGATTATATATAAAGGATTGATGTGGTCGGTTGGTGTTCAAGGCATCGGTATTCTTGGGATATACATCCTTTCACTGGCGCTCGGATTAAAGACCTCAATTATATACTTCTGCTTGTTTATCCCTGTGATAACCGCTATCTCGACAATCCCGATTTCCCTGTCTGGCCTGGGCATAAGGGAAGCAGGATTTGCAATCCTTTTCACACAGGTTGGATTCACAACAGCAAGTGCTATAAGCCTTTCGCTCCTATGGTTTATCGCCGCATGTCTTGTACACTTCATAGGAGGAATAGAGTATTTAAGGGTCGGGAAACCACCAAAATGCTAAGGCCATGGAAGCAAGAATAGCTGAGACCGAGATGAAGGCAGTTCCAAAACCGAAATATGCAGCTACAATTCCTGAAATTAGAGGCCCTGTTGTATGTCCTATGTCCATTATCGAGCCTAAAATCCCCATTGCAGAGCCGTGGGTTTCTTTTCTGCTCAGATCAGCTATGAATGCAGATGTGGCGGATGTGACAATAGAAAAGCTCAGACCGAATAATATGCTCAAGGCAAGCAAGGGTATGAATGATTTGAAAAGTGGAAAGCACCCTATGCAGACTGCACCGATTATAGCACCTGCAAAGATCTGCGGCCTTCTCCCATGCCTGTCAGAGAATCTCCCCATCATAGGTTTTGTGAGTGCAAGCGTAATCACCTGCGCAGAGAGGAATATTCCAACTTCGTATGCGCTGAGCCCTACCTTTACTGAATAGAGCGGGAGAAATGTTTCAAATGTCCCGTATGCAAAGAGTATTGACGCCTCTACAGCGCTGGCGATGAGAATTCCTCTGTGGGAAATTACTGTTCTAAAGGCAGTTGCTGTTTCCTTCCAGCTTTGAGGTTTCTTATCTGAAAATCCCCCGCCATCCCCCTTTTCCAAAAAGGGAGTTTTTAGATTCCCCCCTTTTATAAAGGGGGGTGAGGGGGGATTTTGTATCCTCAATGTAAAGATAAGTGCGACAATACCCACAATCCCGCATACAATATAAACAACTTCATAGCTCATTCTTGGATTTAAAACCAATAAGCCTATA
Encoded here:
- a CDS encoding MFS transporter; its protein translation is MNLSKSFTISPFVLLCTTGLFAIFSSTISKSPVLPLFATHLGADPSGVGMVAAVSAFTGIVASIPAGMLSDRFGRKRMLLFSALVFSTAPFLYLLVTEIWQLAIVRFYHGLATAIFIPVAMALVSDFFHVERGEKMGWFSTSTLLGRFMAPIAGGSIIGLLVLNPRMSYEVVYIVCGIVGIVALIFTLRIQNPPSPPFIKGGNLKTPFLEKGDGGGFSDKKPQSWKETATAFRTVISHRGILIASAVEASILFAYGTFETFLPLYSVKVGLSAYEVGIFLSAQVITLALTKPMMGRFSDRHGRRPQIFAGAIIGAVCIGCFPLFKSFIPLLALSILFGLSFSIVTSATSAFIADLSRKETHGSAMGILGSIMDIGHTTGPLISGIVAAYFGFGTAFISVSAILASMALAFWWFPDP
- a CDS encoding DUF2281 domain-containing protein → MSKKELLLSEIEQVPESFLDEVLDFVHFLKTKIIKERLDTAIASESSLKKDWLRPEEDEAWQSL
- a CDS encoding diguanylate cyclase, translating into MAKAKVLVVEDSEFQANELRKFLEHSGYEVICAGNGVSAIHITKTQHPDIILLDVVLPDVDGHEICRWLKEMNDETKRIPIIMLTVKDSIEDKISGLQIGADDYLSKPFNDMELNARIYALLRTKALQDELIQKNVQLEELLKKVEHMAITDYLTGLYNRRHFQSAVEKEFLIAQRYKTPLSCMLIDIDHFKKVNDIFGHEVGDSVLVDVAEIITKDIREVDIAARYGGDEFIVLFPRTEMSDSFLRSAEPSGDAALKPALRILRDIAVHNFKGFKGPGGITVSIGISGAPDPLINTEEKLLRCTDRALYKAKRNGRNRIEVADGSELLM
- a CDS encoding glycosyltransferase family 2 protein — translated: MVSVIVPLYNEEENVRPLYEALKAAMEGYKGDYELLFVDDGSNDRTLQLLNEIAEKDKKARLLSFRRNFGQTAAFAAGFDHASGDVIVTIDGDLQNDPEDIPRLLSLIGEYDIVSGWRRNRKDPFLRRRLPSMIANYLISKVTGVKLHDYGCSLKAYKADVVKNINLYGEMHRFIPAIANWYGVRVAEVETTHHPRLYGKSKYGLSRTIRVLLDLITIKFLQSFSTKPLQAFGPIGLLSGLLGFGISLYLAVEKILGKSIGGRPLLLLGALLIIVGIQLIGMGLLGEMLVRVYHESQKKPIYVLKSTNIEKTSDL
- the rsmA gene encoding ribosomal RNA small subunit methyltransferase A; amino-acid sequence: MRRPLGQHFLFDNRILKRIVDCAQITPEDTVVEIGPGLGTMTKLLAERAKRVIAIEIDKKLVAKLEATLSMHENVEIVKADALKFPYDSIQGKFKVVANIPYYITTPLIFRLLEFKERIFTMTLLLQKEVAQRIVASPGGKDYGVLSIVIQLWTKPSLKFLVTKEAFSPEPKVDSALVNFEISETPVYDIKDEDFFLKIVKTAFSQRRKTIMNSLKSFKNIKKALLESGIDSGLRPEVLSIKDFIRLADALSGN
- a CDS encoding glycosyltransferase family 39 protein, with protein sequence MDTALFFFLNQDLKNPIFDFIMPFVTSRADILFVPFILFFFIRDPKKTLLVLSLSLLSVGLSDGSASILKYIFERPRPCQSLEGVNLLVGCGKSFSLPSNHAANAFALSAGLAYFFRSATMPFYFIATIVAFSRVYVGVHYPSDVVSGGLLGILSFFAVLAVYNWAKQAIMVDRFKTYFVLILLTLTVLRLFYINTGPLELSPDEAHYWEWSRRLDLSYYSKGPVIAYLIAVTTGLLGDSTFAVRLLAPLFLALCSIFVYKLTMELFNDSKKAFFAGLLPQITPLFAAFGVVMTIDSPFIFFWTLSLYLFWKAVTSNALCVMRNVSNKKTHHSSRSESSPDTDKLRGASTLITHHGFGFWLLLGLTVGLGLLTKYTMAFFYLCAFLFIIFSKENRFWLRRKEPYVAFALCLLIFSPVIIWNANYDWVTIRHTAGQAHIAEGVKISFKHFFEFLGSQIGVISPLLFLLTIYGAIKNLSSRFTVHSSRFLFWFWAPVLGFFLVKSLQGKVQANWAMAAYITAFIAAADFFLSRELKKGMKVFLSIALSLAFIMTMVAHYSEYFNLPVKKDPASRLMGWKSLGEKAGEVYNDMALKGPVFIFSDSYQVSSELAFYTPGHPRTYCVNLGRRMNQYDIWGGFNNLLGQNAIFVKIGTGDFPQELRNAFDSYEQERLIVMRKGRVIREYGIFRCYGFKGIKNTQYRKF
- a CDS encoding flippase-like domain-containing protein, giving the protein MRRLLTFSLKLLISGGLLYFLFSRIDSAAVLKTLKDVDLSIFFVAFLLYLSTVFLATKRWSLFLPEAIPLSKLLSLYFIGSFFNTFLPGLVGGDAVKAYYLYKHTGRGGSSVASVFMDRYLGFSALIGIGLIAFVFGYSYIMGTQVWWTVPGLAAIFILMSFLFWRLNWGKIKALTSFYNPIMGYKANRKIIYKGLMWSVGVQGIGILGIYILSLALGLKTSIIYFCLFIPVITAISTIPISLSGLGIREAGFAILFTQVGFTTASAISLSLLWFIAACLVHFIGGIEYLRVGKPPKC